In Pseudonocardia cypriaca, a single genomic region encodes these proteins:
- a CDS encoding helix-turn-helix transcriptional regulator produces MRVAHGWTQAEVAQQWNSRWPDEPKTFKNISYWENWPSPTGHTPSLHVLDRLAQLYECDVADLLVGWGEHSTARTPAETEPETRAWQVGHLDLYQLTRAVDSWAARLPGDQRRALLLKLSTAAAVAAGRSSSAPPKALGRGPAPAELAGSWDSRYTFLSTGRGTEFEGTHRVVLRLENARLVGSSDPTSTGTLELELVSTVSSSPATGPSAPRRTATTEAPCTTESSSSCSTPRAVP; encoded by the coding sequence ATGCGGGTCGCGCACGGGTGGACCCAGGCCGAGGTGGCGCAGCAGTGGAACAGCCGATGGCCCGACGAGCCCAAGACGTTCAAGAACATCTCCTACTGGGAGAACTGGCCGAGCCCCACGGGCCACACGCCCTCGCTGCACGTGCTCGACCGGCTCGCCCAGCTCTACGAATGCGACGTCGCGGACCTGCTCGTGGGGTGGGGTGAGCACAGCACCGCCCGCACCCCTGCCGAGACCGAACCCGAGACCCGCGCCTGGCAGGTCGGCCACCTCGACCTGTACCAGCTCACGCGCGCGGTCGACTCGTGGGCGGCCCGGCTCCCGGGCGACCAGCGACGCGCGCTGCTGCTCAAGCTGAGCACCGCAGCCGCGGTTGCGGCCGGCCGATCCAGCTCGGCTCCGCCGAAGGCACTCGGCCGCGGGCCGGCGCCTGCTGAGCTCGCCGGCTCGTGGGACAGCCGGTACACCTTCCTCAGCACGGGCCGGGGGACGGAGTTCGAGGGCACCCACCGCGTCGTCCTGCGGCTAGAGAACGCCAGGCTCGTGGGGAGCAGCGACCCGACGTCGACGGGAACCCTCGAGCTCGAACTGGTTTCGACGGTCTCCTCGTCACCGGCAACTGGACCGAGCGCACCGCGCCGGACGGCTACTACCGAGGCGCCGTGTACCACGGAATCGTCCAGTTCGTGCTCGACCCCACGGGCCGTTCCATGA
- a CDS encoding endonuclease domain-containing protein, which translates to MSLDLTRPFRGSAATTAALLSQGQLRGPRFRRLFPDVYAPAHLEPNLALRSAAAAVCWWRGAACLAGYSAAELLGASCGPADAPAEVLLLRRGRQSYRCPGLRVHRDLVDPTEITEVGPCRVTSPVRTAFDLVRWVPTLREKVVAVDAIAFTCKIDPVDLLHLRMQHWGARGSRHIVPVLGLCDARTESPMETRIRMALHEHGLPAPHVQFEVEAGGRARRLDLAYPSVKVAIEYDGRDHREQEQAHKDLVREAALVRLGWTILRCGSTPTRSTATRLASPRPSRTSCAAAATSPRDRSPASA; encoded by the coding sequence ATGTCGCTCGATCTCACCCGCCCGTTCCGGGGCTCCGCCGCCACCACCGCCGCGCTCCTGTCCCAGGGACAGCTGCGCGGGCCGCGCTTCCGGCGGCTGTTTCCCGACGTGTACGCCCCCGCCCACCTCGAACCGAACCTCGCGCTGCGGTCCGCCGCCGCGGCGGTGTGTTGGTGGAGGGGCGCGGCGTGCCTCGCGGGCTACTCGGCCGCGGAGCTGCTCGGCGCGTCCTGCGGGCCCGCGGACGCGCCCGCCGAGGTGTTGCTGCTGCGCCGGGGCCGTCAGTCATACCGCTGCCCCGGCCTGCGGGTGCATCGCGACCTCGTCGATCCCACCGAGATCACCGAGGTGGGGCCGTGCCGCGTGACCAGTCCCGTCCGCACCGCGTTCGACCTCGTCCGCTGGGTACCGACACTCCGCGAGAAGGTCGTGGCGGTCGACGCCATCGCTTTCACCTGCAAGATCGACCCCGTAGACCTCCTCCACCTCCGCATGCAGCACTGGGGCGCCCGAGGCTCCCGGCACATCGTCCCGGTGCTGGGGCTCTGCGACGCCAGGACCGAGTCGCCGATGGAGACCCGCATCCGGATGGCGCTGCACGAGCACGGGCTACCCGCTCCGCACGTCCAGTTCGAGGTCGAGGCCGGCGGACGGGCGCGCCGGCTCGACCTGGCCTACCCCTCGGTCAAGGTCGCGATCGAGTACGACGGCCGGGACCACCGCGAGCAGGAGCAGGCGCACAAGGACCTCGTGCGCGAGGCCGCCCTCGTCCGGCTCGGCTGGACGATCCTGCGCTGCGGTTCGACGCCCACACGGTCCACTGCCACCCGGCTCGCATCGCCGAGACCGTCGCGTACGAGCTGCGCCGCCGCGGCTACGTCGCCGCGTGATCGGTCCCCAGCGTCCGCCTGA
- a CDS encoding helix-turn-helix domain-containing protein, which translates to MLSVTQVAARPDLTVGTVVCREHHRGWSDAEVPGEPRLVLVRSGRFRRTGAQGPVDIDPTLGYLSRPGVEERFAHPAGGDVCTSIAIAPARWVLLCRAPARDDFYVDARVDLAHRRLLATGSDPDYALVERLLALLAATVGLLPAGSAGDRALVAATREAILADEPAARGLFPLADHLGVSPYRLSRAFPREIGVSVTRYRNRVRVGRALERLEQGEHRLALLAADLGFADQAHLTRTVREHTGHTPGVLRQTASAAARSGLR; encoded by the coding sequence GTGCTCTCGGTCACCCAGGTCGCCGCCCGGCCCGACCTCACCGTGGGCACGGTGGTCTGCCGGGAGCACCACCGCGGCTGGTCCGACGCCGAGGTGCCGGGCGAGCCCCGCCTCGTGCTCGTCCGCTCGGGCCGGTTCCGCCGGACGGGCGCGCAGGGTCCCGTCGACATCGACCCGACGCTCGGCTACCTCTCGCGGCCCGGGGTGGAGGAGCGCTTCGCCCACCCGGCGGGCGGCGACGTCTGCACGTCGATCGCGATCGCGCCCGCGCGGTGGGTGCTGCTGTGCCGCGCGCCCGCCCGCGATGACTTCTACGTCGACGCCCGCGTCGACCTCGCCCACCGGCGGCTCCTCGCCACTGGGAGCGATCCGGACTACGCGCTCGTCGAGCGGCTGCTCGCCCTGCTCGCCGCGACCGTCGGTCTACTACCGGCCGGGTCGGCAGGGGATCGGGCGCTCGTCGCGGCGACTCGGGAGGCGATCCTCGCCGACGAACCCGCCGCCAGGGGCCTGTTCCCCCTCGCCGACCACCTCGGGGTCTCGCCGTACCGGCTGAGCCGCGCGTTCCCGCGCGAGATCGGCGTCTCGGTCACCCGCTACCGCAACCGCGTGCGCGTCGGGCGTGCACTCGAGCGCCTGGAGCAGGGCGAGCACCGCCTCGCCCTGCTGGCCGCCGACCTCGGCTTCGCCGACCAGGCCCACCTCACGCGCACGGTCCGCGAGCACACCGGGCACACGCCCGGTGTGCTCCGTCAGACCGCTTCAGCCGCTGCCAGGAGCGGGTTGCGGTAG
- a CDS encoding SRPBCC family protein, with product MALLRTEISIAATPADVWDVIGDFEAGPLRMAPGFVVGCEADADTRVVTFADGSVVHERLVAVDEGERRITYSVVGGSVRPDRDVAQMQVVPEDGGCRFVWTRDLRPDELGPGFQAAMDRGAEVIRRTLGTDHAAT from the coding sequence ATGGCACTCCTGCGTACCGAGATCTCGATCGCCGCGACCCCCGCCGACGTCTGGGACGTGATCGGCGACTTCGAGGCGGGCCCGCTGCGCATGGCGCCGGGCTTCGTGGTCGGCTGCGAGGCCGACGCGGACACCCGGGTCGTCACGTTCGCCGACGGGTCGGTCGTGCACGAGCGGCTCGTCGCGGTCGACGAGGGCGAGCGGCGGATCACCTACTCCGTGGTCGGCGGCAGCGTCCGTCCCGACCGGGACGTCGCCCAGATGCAGGTCGTCCCCGAGGACGGCGGCTGCCGGTTCGTCTGGACCCGCGACCTGCGCCCCGACGAGCTCGGCCCCGGGTTCCAGGCGGCGATGGACCGCGGGGCGGAGGTGATCAGGCGGACGCTGGGGACCGATCACGCGGCGACGTAG
- a CDS encoding TIGR03936 family radical SAM-associated protein: MARVRPGEAANPAPPTVQRVRLRFAKRGRLRFLSHRDVARSFERAVRRAGVPVAHSHGFSPHPRLSWIGAAPTGTASEAEYVEIGLTRPVDPAELVAALDAALPDGLDVLAAAVAEGASLADRIEASSWRVELPGVEPAELRAALSALLERESVVVERVTPSGRRKIDVRAALVRADVQDPAPDGAAPSGGSAAIPPDRAGVCAILTAVVRQTTPAVRPDDVLGALDVVAGLRSPSPARATRTAQGLLDTRGDLADPLG; encoded by the coding sequence ATGGCACGTGTCCGTCCCGGGGAGGCCGCCAACCCTGCCCCGCCCACCGTCCAGCGGGTGCGGCTGCGCTTCGCCAAGCGGGGGCGGCTGCGGTTCCTCTCCCACCGCGACGTGGCGCGCAGCTTCGAGCGGGCCGTGCGGCGGGCGGGTGTGCCGGTGGCGCATTCGCACGGGTTCAGCCCGCACCCGCGGCTGTCGTGGATCGGGGCGGCGCCGACGGGCACGGCGAGCGAGGCGGAGTACGTGGAGATCGGCCTGACGCGCCCGGTCGATCCCGCGGAGCTCGTGGCTGCCCTGGACGCTGCCCTGCCCGACGGTCTGGACGTGCTCGCGGCCGCGGTCGCGGAGGGCGCGTCCCTGGCTGACCGGATCGAGGCGAGCAGTTGGCGGGTCGAGCTGCCCGGCGTCGAGCCCGCCGAGCTGCGGGCTGCCCTGTCCGCGCTGCTGGAGCGCGAGTCGGTGGTCGTCGAACGCGTCACACCGTCGGGGCGTCGCAAGATCGACGTGCGGGCCGCGCTCGTACGGGCGGACGTGCAGGATCCGGCCCCGGACGGAGCAGCACCGTCGGGTGGCTCGGCCGCGATACCCCCCGATCGGGCGGGAGTCTGTGCGATACTGACGGCGGTCGTGCGGCAGACGACACCCGCCGTTCGACCCGATGACGTGTTGGGTGCACTCGATGTTGTCGCAGGCCTCAGGTCGCCATCGCCCGCCAGGGCGACCCGGACGGCTCAGGGACTGCTCGACACTCGAGGCGACCTGGCCGATCCTCTCGGCTGA